The following proteins come from a genomic window of Amaranthus tricolor cultivar Red isolate AtriRed21 chromosome 14, ASM2621246v1, whole genome shotgun sequence:
- the LOC130800000 gene encoding uncharacterized protein LOC130800000 isoform X1: MFRQLHRVAALHKLLHKPKPLGFITINVRAPAVNGSIPLLLHQPLSFKASRFYCGNHTPPNVNNITLQMINYALNLARSQKTDESYAEALLVLEQGLSSNQSQDPITENSKGMLLIAISSLLNERGNVDEAKHALLLIQDLSNSSLGVRVAAMEGLIGLNLDLGLDDTSSVLADKCLKLLEDEDLEIGDEYGYKVFGVRSKAIKGLVELVQGDMESAKVFFEGCEYESCIGNASLSYGEFLHAKRDFIGAKELYQKAIAESSEKKDLSDPYDLGACNMSPEEVLVAATCALGQLESHLGHFGDAEVTLTRALQKAEERFGTHHPKVGTILTCIAVMYRQKAIAEHSSSLLIQEGLYRKAIDLLKAPSLVSDDMEAGVEHARENVDKRDIVALARGGYGEVLCVQQNRNSEGERMKKWAEAAWRNRRMSLAEALNTSESSSKVLVVDTRICRAL, translated from the exons ATGTTCCGACAGCTTCACCGTGTAGCAGCTTTGCACAAGCTCCTCCATAAACCAAAACCTCTTGGATTCATCACCATTAACGTTCGAGCTCCGGCCGTCAATGGCTccattcctcttcttcttcaccaGCCTTTATCATTTAAAGCTTCACGATTTTATTGCGGCAATCATACTCCTCCGAATGTCAATAATATTACTCTTCAGATGATCAATTATGCTTTGAACCTTGCTCGCTCCCAGAAAACTG ATGAGTCGTATGCAGAAGCTTTGCTGGTACTTGAACAGGGCCTATCTTCTAATCAATCACAAGATCCCATCACAGAGAATTCAAAAGGGATGCTTTTAATTGCTATATCTAGCCTATTGAACGAAAG ggGGAATGTTGATGAAGCTAAGCATGCCTTGCTCTTGATACAAGATTTAAGTAACTCCTCTTTGGGTGTTAGAG TTGCTGCAATGGAAGGACTTATTGGCCTCAATCTTGATCTTGGTTTG GATGATACCTCATCAGTGCTCGCGGATAAATGTTTGAAACTATTAGAGGATGAAGACTTGGAGATCGGTGATGAATATGGCTACAAAGTGTTTGGTGTGCGATCTAAAGCCATCAAAGGCTTGGTTGAGCTTGTCCAAGGAGATATGGAATCAG CCAAGGTCTTCTTTGAAGGATGTGAATATGAGAGCTGCATCG GCAATGCATCATTGTCTTATGGAGAATTTTTGCATGCCAAGCGAGATTTTATTGGAGCGAAGGAATTATATCAAAAGGCGATTGCTGAATCATCAGAAAAGAAGGATTTGAGTGATCCCTATGACTTGGGGGCATGTAATATGTCACCTGAAGAAGTTTTGGTGGCTGCAACATGTGCTTTGGGGCAGCTCGAGTCCCATTTGGG GCATTTTGGTGATGCAGAAGTAACGCTGACCAGGGCATTGCAGAAAGCAGAAGAGCGTTTCG GTACACACCATCCTAAAGTGGGAACTATCTTAACCTGCATAGCTGTGATGTACAGGCAGAAAGCAATTGCAGAACACTCAAGTTCTCTATTGATACAAGAG GGACTTTATAGGAAGGCTATAGATCTGCTAAAGGCTCCTTCTTTAGTCTCAGATG ATATGGAAGCTGGTGTGGAGCATGCTCGAGAAAATGTAGATAAAAGGGACATTGTTGCCCTCGCCAGAG GAGGGTACGGTGAAGTACTTTGTGTCCAGCAAAACAGAAATAGTGAAGGAGAAAGAATGAAGAAATGGGCAGAAGCTGCATGGAGAAATCGTCGAATGTCACTTGCCGAAGCACTCAATACATCTGAATCATCTTCCAAAGTGCTCGTAGTTGATACTCGGATTTGCAGAGCTCTTTAG
- the LOC130799999 gene encoding probable protein S-acyltransferase 16, whose translation METPPNLHLRHSPSFYNLTLVRMSKNKNENQKKCQITVPILMVVSAILYIYFTTIFVFIDRWFSLSTSPGIFNALVFTAISAISTFNYVLAVFRDPGRVPSSFMVDIEDSDNTVQEVKRKSGDLRYCQKCSHYKPPRAHHCRVCKRCILRMDHHCIWINNCVGHANYKIFFVFVLYALITCMYSAVLLLGSIVSNIVKDESQSEGSSRTIYVVSCLLIFPLTIALCVLFAWHIYLTLRNKTTIEYYEGVRAMWLAEKGGEVYRHSYDLGAFDNLSSVLGPNFFSWICPTTGHIGSGLRFPTIYDKLTGPLSE comes from the exons ATGGAAACTCCACCAAATCTCCACCTACGCCATTCTCCTTCTTTCTACAATCTCACTTTGGTAAGAATGAGCAAGAACAAGAACGAGAACCAGAAGAAATGCCAAATTACAGTTCCAATACTAATGGTGGTTTCAGCAATCTTGTACATCTACTTTACTACTATCTTCGTCTTTATTGATCGCTGGTTTAGTCTTTCTACATCTCCTGGCATTTTCAACGCCCTCGTTTTCACTGCTATTTCCGCCATTTCTACTTTCAACTATGTTCTTGCAGTTTTTAGGGATCCTGGTCGAGTTCCTTCTTCTTTCATGGTTGATATTGAAGATTCTGATAATACCGTCCAGGAGGTTAAGCGCAAG AGTGGTGACTTGAGATATTGCCAGAAGTGCTCCCATTATAAGCCTCCACGTGCTCATCATTGTCGAGTTTGCAAAAGATGTATTTTGCGGATG GATCACCACTGCATCTGGATTAACAATTGTGTAGGCCATGCAAACTATAAGATCTTTTTTGTCTTTGTGCTTTATGCTTTGATAACGTGCATGTACTCTGCA GTATTGCTTCTGGGTAGTATAGTAAGCAACATTGTAAAGGATGAATCACAGAGTGAAGGATCATCAAGAACTATATAT GTGGTATCATGCCTTCTTATTTTCCCTTTGACTATAGCACTTTGTGTACTTTTTGCTTGGCATATCTACCTCACTCTACGGAATAAGACTACCATTGAG TATTATGAAGGAGTGAGAGCTATGTGGCTGGCAGAGAAGGGCGGAGAGGTTTATAGACATTCTTATGATCTAGGTGCTTTTGACAACCTATCTTCG GTTCTTGGTCCAAATTTCTTTAGTTGGATATGCCCTACCACAGGCCACATCGGTTCAGGTTTACGCTTCCCTACAATATATGATAAGCTTACGGGACCATTATCAGAATGA
- the LOC130799998 gene encoding mitochondrial import inner membrane translocase subunit Tim9: MDKSMLGDLDNLPEADKMKMAAMIDQLQIRDSLRMYNSLVERCFTDCIDSFRRKTLDKQEETCVRRCAEKFLKHSMRVGLRFAELNQGAPTQD, translated from the exons ATGGACAAGAGTATGCTTGGAGACCTCGATAATCTTCCTGAAGCAGATAAGATGAAAATGGCTGCCATGATCGACCAGCTTCAAATTCGTGACAG TCTAAGGATGTACAATTCGCTGGTTGAAAGATGCTTCACGGACTGCATTGATAGCTTTAGACGGAAAACTCTTGACAAGCAGGAGGAGACATGTGTCCGCAGGTGTGCTGAGAAATTCTTGAAGCACTCCATGCGTGTGGGTCTGCGGTTTGCTGAGCTCAACCAGGGTGCCCCTACCCAAGACTAG
- the LOC130800000 gene encoding uncharacterized protein LOC130800000 isoform X2, translated as MFRQLHRVAALHKLLHKPKPLGFITINVRAPAVNGSIPLLLHQPLSFKASRFYCGNHTPPNVNNITLQMINYALNLARSQKTDESYAEALLVLEQGLSSNQSQDPITENSKGMLLIAISSLLNERGNVDEAKHALLLIQDLSNSSLGVRVAAMEGLIGLNLDLGLDDTSSVLADKCLKLLEDEDLEIGDEYGYKVFGVRSKAIKGLVELVQGDMESAKVFFEGCEYESCIGNASLSYGEFLHAKRDFIGAKELYQKAIAESSEKKDLSDPYDLGACNMSPEEVLVAATCALGQLESHLGHFGDAEVTLTRALQKAEERFGTHHPKVGTILTCIAVMYRQKAIAEHSSSLLIQEGLYRKAIDLLKAPSLVSDDMEAGVEHARENVDKRDIVALARDKMLGSFLAVCCVYGLFLQTEQNSCPTLKTIRHIMNLFES; from the exons ATGTTCCGACAGCTTCACCGTGTAGCAGCTTTGCACAAGCTCCTCCATAAACCAAAACCTCTTGGATTCATCACCATTAACGTTCGAGCTCCGGCCGTCAATGGCTccattcctcttcttcttcaccaGCCTTTATCATTTAAAGCTTCACGATTTTATTGCGGCAATCATACTCCTCCGAATGTCAATAATATTACTCTTCAGATGATCAATTATGCTTTGAACCTTGCTCGCTCCCAGAAAACTG ATGAGTCGTATGCAGAAGCTTTGCTGGTACTTGAACAGGGCCTATCTTCTAATCAATCACAAGATCCCATCACAGAGAATTCAAAAGGGATGCTTTTAATTGCTATATCTAGCCTATTGAACGAAAG ggGGAATGTTGATGAAGCTAAGCATGCCTTGCTCTTGATACAAGATTTAAGTAACTCCTCTTTGGGTGTTAGAG TTGCTGCAATGGAAGGACTTATTGGCCTCAATCTTGATCTTGGTTTG GATGATACCTCATCAGTGCTCGCGGATAAATGTTTGAAACTATTAGAGGATGAAGACTTGGAGATCGGTGATGAATATGGCTACAAAGTGTTTGGTGTGCGATCTAAAGCCATCAAAGGCTTGGTTGAGCTTGTCCAAGGAGATATGGAATCAG CCAAGGTCTTCTTTGAAGGATGTGAATATGAGAGCTGCATCG GCAATGCATCATTGTCTTATGGAGAATTTTTGCATGCCAAGCGAGATTTTATTGGAGCGAAGGAATTATATCAAAAGGCGATTGCTGAATCATCAGAAAAGAAGGATTTGAGTGATCCCTATGACTTGGGGGCATGTAATATGTCACCTGAAGAAGTTTTGGTGGCTGCAACATGTGCTTTGGGGCAGCTCGAGTCCCATTTGGG GCATTTTGGTGATGCAGAAGTAACGCTGACCAGGGCATTGCAGAAAGCAGAAGAGCGTTTCG GTACACACCATCCTAAAGTGGGAACTATCTTAACCTGCATAGCTGTGATGTACAGGCAGAAAGCAATTGCAGAACACTCAAGTTCTCTATTGATACAAGAG GGACTTTATAGGAAGGCTATAGATCTGCTAAAGGCTCCTTCTTTAGTCTCAGATG ATATGGAAGCTGGTGTGGAGCATGCTCGAGAAAATGTAGATAAAAGGGACATTGTTGCCCTCGCCAGAG ATAAAATGTTGGGAAGTTTTCTTGCTGTATGTTGTGTATATGGCCTGTTTTTACAAACAGAACAAAATTCATGTCCAACTTTGAAGACAATTAGGCATATTATGAACTTGTTTGAAAGCTGA